One genomic region from Shewanella aestuarii encodes:
- a CDS encoding MFS transporter — MNQTELASIKSSSSHSPDQGKQSRLIWALCLASVVIYINLYTVQGMLPLIAEHFDVSGAQATLVLSVTSFTLAFSLLFYAIISDRVGRLKPIVVSLWLLACSNVLLIFTQDFDALVWVRLLQGILLAAVPAIAMAYFKEQLAPEFMLKAAAIYIMANSLGGIAGRLFGGLLSQHLSWQQSMGLVFVVTLIGVAVVTFLLPRNEINPQTSIGASSSKYGRKAKMIDDLRGFWLHLSDAKMSLAYLIGGLAFMMMVNQFSFIQLHLMAAPYELSRFNATLIFLCYLSGTFASYLSAKWIVRFGSIALFKAAFLLMLCGSLLTLVDTMWAIIFGFLITASGFFLSHSCCNSFVAIRATQHRAKATSLYLCSYYLGAALGGPFLMVFWQEAKWPGVVMGSLVLLLMLFIAIWLLSRGSLNQHSAVN, encoded by the coding sequence GTGAACCAAACAGAATTAGCTTCAATCAAATCATCTAGTTCTCACTCACCTGATCAAGGTAAGCAAAGTCGGTTAATTTGGGCTTTGTGTCTTGCTTCTGTGGTAATTTATATCAATTTGTATACCGTTCAAGGTATGTTGCCGTTGATTGCTGAACACTTTGATGTTTCAGGTGCTCAAGCTACGCTCGTATTGTCGGTGACCAGTTTTACCCTCGCGTTTTCTTTGCTTTTTTATGCCATTATTTCTGACAGAGTTGGGCGCTTGAAACCCATTGTGGTTAGCTTATGGTTATTGGCCTGTTCAAATGTGTTGCTTATTTTTACCCAAGATTTTGATGCCCTTGTTTGGGTAAGGCTGCTGCAAGGTATTTTATTGGCGGCGGTTCCAGCCATTGCTATGGCTTATTTTAAAGAGCAACTCGCCCCCGAGTTTATGCTAAAAGCCGCGGCTATTTATATCATGGCCAATAGCCTTGGTGGAATTGCAGGGCGGTTATTTGGCGGTTTACTGTCGCAGCATTTGTCGTGGCAACAATCCATGGGCTTGGTGTTTGTGGTGACATTAATCGGTGTCGCAGTGGTGACTTTTTTACTGCCCCGTAATGAAATTAATCCTCAAACATCTATTGGTGCTAGTTCATCTAAATATGGCCGCAAAGCCAAGATGATTGATGACTTACGCGGGTTCTGGCTACATTTATCTGACGCGAAAATGAGTTTAGCCTATCTCATCGGTGGCTTAGCTTTTATGATGATGGTGAATCAATTTAGCTTTATTCAGTTACATTTAATGGCTGCGCCTTATGAGTTAAGTCGTTTTAATGCCACCTTGATTTTCTTGTGTTATTTGAGCGGCACTTTTGCATCCTATCTATCGGCAAAATGGATTGTTCGCTTTGGGTCTATTGCGTTATTTAAGGCGGCATTTTTGCTTATGCTGTGCGGTAGTTTATTAACTCTAGTCGATACCATGTGGGCGATTATTTTTGGTTTTTTGATCACTGCAAGTGGTTTTTTCTTAAGCCATAGTTGTTGTAATTCGTTTGTTGCTATTCGTGCAACCCAGCATAGAGCTAAAGCCACCTCGCTTTATTTGTGCAGTTATTATTTAGGTGCTGCGCTAGGTGGACCATTTTTAATGGTGTTTTGGCAAGAGGCAAAATGGCCTGGGGTGGTCATGGGGTCGTTAGTGTTATTGTTGATGTTATTTATTGCTATTTGGCTGCTTAGTCGAGGTTCACTTAATCAGCATTCTGCTGTTAATTAA